The stretch of DNA CTCTTCCAGATAGATCCGGGCTTTATCCCGGCCCTGACCGAGCTTGACTTCGCCATACGTAAACCAGCTACCACTTCGATCAATGAGCCGTGCAGCCACCCCCAGATCGAGAAGATCACCAGAAAAGCTGATTCCCTGTGAACTCAACATGTCAAACTCAGCCACACGGAATGGGGGTGCGACTTTGTTTTTAACAATCTTGACCTTCATGCGCATCCCGGTCGTGACATCCCCCTCTTTCAAGGTTGCCAACCTCCGGACATCAGCACGGACGGAGCAATAGAACTTGAGAGCCCGCCCGCCAGGAGTTGTTTCCGGGCTGCCGAACATCACGCCGATCTTTTCCCGGATCTGATTGATGAAGATCACTACGGTTTTGGCTTTGGAGATCACCCCGGTCAGCTTACGCATGGCCTGGCTCATCATGCGGGCCTGGAGCCCAACATGTGAGTCGCCAATCTCGCCCTCCAGTTCTGCTTTGGGAACCAGTGCCGCCACCGAGTCGACGACCACGACGTCAACCGCGTTCGATTTGATCAGCATCTCGGCAATCTGCAGAGCTTCTTCTCCTGTCGAGGGCTGACTGACCAGCAACTCTTCCAGATTGACTCCCAGCTTTTTCGCCCAGGCAGGATCCAGTGCATGTTCAGCATCGATAAAGGCCGCAATCCCTCCCTCACGCTGTGAATTCGCAATGCAATGCAGGGCCAGCGTGGTTTTACCGCTTGATTCGGGCCCGAAGATCTCAACGATCCGGCCCCGTGGAAAGCCTTTACCACCCAGTGCCAGATCCAGCGACAACGCCCCGGAACCAATCCCATCGACATCCATGCCGGCATCGGTCAGCTTCATGATCGAGCCGCGACCAAAGGCCTTTTCGATCTGCCCCAGTGTGTTATCGAGCAACTTCACATGCTCGCGTTCAACTTCTGCAGCAGATTTCTTGTCTGGCTTGGCCTTCGGCGACATCCTGAGTCATCCTTTTTGAAATCTTTTTCGGTCAATCACAAACCGTACAAAGACACGTTCATTGCGTGTGTACAAAAATACAAGAAACCAAATGAACAGTCAACACCCTGCATGAAATGGATTTGATTTCATCACTTCGAAAGCTCTGCCAACACTTCTTCCGACACGCTGAAATTCGACATCACATTCTGAATGTCATCGTTGTCTTCGAGAGCATCTATCAAAGCCAGGACGGCTCGCCCCATCTCCAAATCCAGCTCGACCGTGTTCTGCGGTAACATGGTGATTTCTGCAGATTCCGTCAGAATACCGGCCTTCTCCAGAGCTTCTCCCACAGGAGTAAATGTCTCTGGGGGACAAATCACTGAAAAACCACCAGCATCGGTGGTGACATCCAACGCTCCAGCATCGAGCGCAATCTCCATGAGCGTGTCTTCATCGGTTACGCCTGCCTTCACCGCATAGAGCCCTCGGCGATCAAACATCCAGGCCACACAACCTGTGCTGCCAAGATTCCCACCATGGATATCAAAAATCCGGCGGACTTCACCTGCTGTGCGATTCCGGTTCTCTGTCAGAATATCACAGAGGACAGCCACACCACCGGGGCCATAACCTTCATAGAGCACCTGCTCGTAATTGTCGGCCTGAAGCTCGCCTGTCCCTTTTTTGATCGCGCGCTCAATCGTATCGGCAGGCATGCTCGACTTCTTGGCGCGATCAATTGCGTAGCGCAGTGCAAGATTCGCAGCAGGATCTCCCCCCCGCTGTGCAGCCACAATAATGGCCTTGGAAAGCTTGCCAAAGAGCTTCCCTCGCTTTTGATCGTATCGTCCCTTCTTGTGAGCGATATTCGCCCAATGGGAATGGCCAGCCATACTGTCTATCTCTTCTCAACTAGCAGATTCAGTTCAACAACTTACGACAAGGCGTGAGATTTCATCTCTTGAGCAGGCAGTGAACCTCGCAGAATGACCAGTTTCTGACTCGCGCACAAGGGCTTGATGACGGGGAGCCAGCTGACCATCGACAGAACATCAGGACGTGGGCTCGACACCTTGAGGCTTACCCCCCGCTGGCTTGGCCTCTTCTTTGGGTTTGGCAGCCGTCCCTAACTTTTCTTCCAGTCGCTTGAGTAATTTCTCATCAGGGAGACGTTCAGCTCTCGACTTTTCCATCGCTTTTGCCCAGGCTTTCTGAGCGTCGGCGGCTCGACCCAGTTTGTCGTAAACATCTCCCAGATGTTCATAGATTGTGCCATCTCCACCCGTCCGCATTTCAGCGGCTTTTTCCAGTGGCGAAAGTGCCTCTTCATACTTTCCAAGCTTAAACAGCACCCAGCCCAGGCTGTCGAGATAAGCCGCATTTTCAGGTTCTGCTGCCACCGCCTTGCGGATCATTTTCTCGGCTTTCTCCAGGTTTTTTCCCTGGTCGGCATAGAGGTAGCCCAGATCATTATTGACCGAAATATCCTCTGGATCTTCCTCCAGCACTTTTTCAAGGATCGCTTCCCCTCGAGGGATATCTCCCTGCATCACATAGATATTCGACAGGCTGAACTGGCACTGCCTTACAATCCGTGTCTCGCCGGGAAAATCCCGGAGCACAGTTTCAAACTGGGCAATCGCCTTTTCGAAATTGCGACTGTGATAGTAAATCCAGCCTTTCTGGAACTGCAGGACAGCCGCCTGGGGAATCAGACGAATCGCCTGATCAATCGCTTCCAGTGCTCCTTCAGTATTCCCGTTCATCTCCCGGGCTTGAGACAACTGGAAGAGCAGGTTGGGCTTTCGATCAGCCATGGCGGGCTCTTCCAGGGCTTCTTCCAGAACTTGAGCAGCATCGGCATAGCGGTCGGCTTTCAGAAGCATTTCCGCCAGATCGGAAAGCACAATCCCCCCACGATCGGGAGCAATCTCCTTGGCTTTGCGAAAGAATTCGATTGCAGCATCGATTTGCTCACCTTGAGAGGCCAGCTTGGCAACCAGGTAGGCCTCTTCAAAAGTCAATTCACGAGGCTCGGCCGTAGCCTGCCGACGGCCTGCATCAATCACCAGACCAACCAGTTCCCGATCCTTAGCCACCGACTCGAACTCGGCTTCAATCTCATCCACACCATCCGGTGGAGCCTGAGACAAGCCGCGACCTAACGTATCGAGCAGCTTATCTGCCACTTTCTGCTTGCGATACAAACGCGAAAGCCCCAGATATCCCTTTAAATCTCGCGAACCCTTCAACGAGGCTTCGTAGATTTTTTCGGCTTTTTCGTAATCACCACGATCCGTCAGCTTCTCAGCCAGAAAGAACTGCAGTGTCGAATTCCGCTGGTCTTTTTCGGCAATCGCAGTCAAGCGATCAATCAACTCTCCCTCAAGACCACTGCGGGAGAGAATCTGCGACAACAATTCGTAAGCTTCGCGGCCTTTGGATTGTCTTTGGGCATCGATGTATTTCTGAAGTTCCACCAGAGCCTCCGCCGGCTTACCTTCGAGAAGCAGCAGTTTGGCCTGATAGAAATTGACATTTCCCCTGCTGGCCTTCCCGGTTTTGACAGCCAATTCCAGGGCTTCTCGTGCAGGGGCCACCCGTTCCGCATCCAGGAGAACCTGTGCAACACGCTCAGCGCCCGTCCTGGGGTCATTCATCAGTTCGTTGCGGAATCTGGGATCGAGTTTGAACTCATCCGGCTTCTTAAACACTTTCAGCAGCAGTTCGTACTTATCGGCTGCCTTGGGAATATCACCCGTCGCCAGATACAGAATCGCCAGGTCTCGCTGCAGTCGGATCGCCCAGTTCGACAGGGGATCGAGTGTGGGAGAATTTGCTGCCTGTTCCAGAAACTTGATCGCCTCGGCCCCTTTCTGCTGGGCAGCCATTCCTGCGGCAAGAGTATGGAGAACTTCAAAGTCGGCAGGATCGAGATCGACAACTTTCATGGCCCAGGACATCGCCTGTGCAGGTTGTTCCTGAATCAGTGCAATCTGCATCAGTTTGCGATACGTCTCGGCAGAGCCTGGGTTAAGTTCCGCAGCCCGCTGGTAAGCGGTATAGGCCCGCTTCCACTCCAGTCGAGATTCGAACAATGAGCCCGACATGAACCACGCCAATGCCTCTGCCTGTTTTTCTTCGGCAGCAGTGCGCGGAGTTTTAGGATCGAGTGGAACAGCCGGTTCATCCAACGTTTGCAATTGAATGACAGGCCCTGCGGGTACCTTGGGAGATCCAGCAGGCTGAGTTTCCTCAGAAGCTGCTGTTTTCTTTGTTGCCACTTCAGAGACCGGAGGCGGTGTGACAACCTCTTGAGCTGCCGCAGGCTTCAAGAAGGAATCGGCCAGTCCGTTCCCAGACACCACAGATATGGCTACAAAACAGGGAATCATCAGGCCGAACTTGAAGAGTCGGAAACCTCCATCCCGTCGCAGACGAAATGCGGTCAGTCCCAGACTCCATTTACTGACGTGTTCCATTCCCTGCCCCTCAAGATTTTCCCTGGGCATCTGCTGAAGACGCGGTGTTCACGTCCAGCGACGATTCAACATTTAACACAATTCGATTGTAGCCCTGAATGTCCTTGGGCAGCAAACCGAAGTTTGACGAAAGTCCGCTTTGGGCAAGGTTCGATGGATCACATTTTCGAAAGCTGGTTCGCAAGAGAAGCCACGAGAAGAGTGTCTCTTCGTCAGAAACCAACCCACGGAGTCGAATGGACTACCTTTCGGGAACTTTTGGCCACCCGAGCCAGCGCACAAAAACAAAGGTCCCTGGGAGCAGGTATCAGCCGGTTACGGAGTGACATCTCCCGAGCCTTAACCGCTACGATTTGGACTTGCCAGCTTTTTTCACAGGGGCTGCCTTGCTCTTGGCAGAGGTAGTTTTCGCATCCCCCTTCGCTGTCTTGGCTGAAGACGCAGCTTTGGCAGATTTCTTGTCAGGCGCCGCTTTTGAAGCCGCCTTCGTGCTGGGTGCCTTTTCGGCTTTTTCTGTCTTCTCAGTCTTTTTGGCAGTTGAGCTCACAGCCTTTGAAGTCGCTGCCTTTTCAGTGCTTTCCTTAGTCGCCTTAGGAGCTTTCTTAGTAACTGCCTTGGTAGGCTTGTCATCGACCGCTTTGGTGCCTTTGGGGCCTTTTGTTGTCGGGCCAGCCGCAACATCGACTTCTGTGGTCTTCTCTCCAGACTTGGGAGACTTGGGACCACCCTTGGCTTTAGGCTCGGTCTGCTTCTTCAGCTTCTCCCAGTAGGCGGCAGGCCCGAGCTTCATGAGTTCAGCGAGTCGTTCCATCGCGGTCCCGGCATCGAAACCTTCTGGTGAATGCGGGTAAACCTCTTTATTGAAGGCACTTCGCAGATTGGAATCTGTCGCCAGAGCACGAATCATCCCACAAAAACTATCCACTTCTGCTTTTTTGACAGTGGACTTAAGCGACTCACTGATTTCGTCAGCACTTTGTCCGGGCATCGCCAGTCCCAGCCAGACCAGTGTATGAATCGAGCTTTCATCCAGAGGGATGACATGCGCACCAAGAACTGCATGCAGTGTGTAAGTTCTGACAAAGGCGGTAGCCGACTTGATTTTCACAAGTTGCTTCTGGGCCAGTTCGAGTGTCCGCTTTTTGAGCCCTTCGAACTCGAAAGTATAATTCTTATCGAAGACATGCTGCAGCACGCCTTTGTAACGATAAGCCTTCCATTCGCTGTTATGGAGCGACCCCAGAGCCTCCTGTAGTTCGGTCACAGAACTGACACGGGCTTCGTTCAGGTCTGTAAAGGCTGCTCTCA from Planctopirus ephydatiae encodes:
- a CDS encoding YebC/PmpR family DNA-binding transcriptional regulator, which translates into the protein MAGHSHWANIAHKKGRYDQKRGKLFGKLSKAIIVAAQRGGDPAANLALRYAIDRAKKSSMPADTIERAIKKGTGELQADNYEQVLYEGYGPGGVAVLCDILTENRNRTAGEVRRIFDIHGGNLGSTGCVAWMFDRRGLYAVKAGVTDEDTLMEIALDAGALDVTTDAGGFSVICPPETFTPVGEALEKAGILTESAEITMLPQNTVELDLEMGRAVLALIDALEDNDDIQNVMSNFSVSEEVLAELSK
- the recA gene encoding recombinase RecA; translation: MSPKAKPDKKSAAEVEREHVKLLDNTLGQIEKAFGRGSIMKLTDAGMDVDGIGSGALSLDLALGGKGFPRGRIVEIFGPESSGKTTLALHCIANSQREGGIAAFIDAEHALDPAWAKKLGVNLEELLVSQPSTGEEALQIAEMLIKSNAVDVVVVDSVAALVPKAELEGEIGDSHVGLQARMMSQAMRKLTGVISKAKTVVIFINQIREKIGVMFGSPETTPGGRALKFYCSVRADVRRLATLKEGDVTTGMRMKVKIVKNKVAPPFRVAEFDMLSSQGISFSGDLLDLGVAARLIDRSGSWFTYGEVKLGQGRDKARIYLEEHPELMAEIKAKVLELHAAGQHISTSSKGE
- a CDS encoding tetratricopeptide repeat protein, with protein sequence MEHVSKWSLGLTAFRLRRDGGFRLFKFGLMIPCFVAISVVSGNGLADSFLKPAAAQEVVTPPPVSEVATKKTAASEETQPAGSPKVPAGPVIQLQTLDEPAVPLDPKTPRTAAEEKQAEALAWFMSGSLFESRLEWKRAYTAYQRAAELNPGSAETYRKLMQIALIQEQPAQAMSWAMKVVDLDPADFEVLHTLAAGMAAQQKGAEAIKFLEQAANSPTLDPLSNWAIRLQRDLAILYLATGDIPKAADKYELLLKVFKKPDEFKLDPRFRNELMNDPRTGAERVAQVLLDAERVAPAREALELAVKTGKASRGNVNFYQAKLLLLEGKPAEALVELQKYIDAQRQSKGREAYELLSQILSRSGLEGELIDRLTAIAEKDQRNSTLQFFLAEKLTDRGDYEKAEKIYEASLKGSRDLKGYLGLSRLYRKQKVADKLLDTLGRGLSQAPPDGVDEIEAEFESVAKDRELVGLVIDAGRRQATAEPRELTFEEAYLVAKLASQGEQIDAAIEFFRKAKEIAPDRGGIVLSDLAEMLLKADRYADAAQVLEEALEEPAMADRKPNLLFQLSQAREMNGNTEGALEAIDQAIRLIPQAAVLQFQKGWIYYHSRNFEKAIAQFETVLRDFPGETRIVRQCQFSLSNIYVMQGDIPRGEAILEKVLEEDPEDISVNNDLGYLYADQGKNLEKAEKMIRKAVAAEPENAAYLDSLGWVLFKLGKYEEALSPLEKAAEMRTGGDGTIYEHLGDVYDKLGRAADAQKAWAKAMEKSRAERLPDEKLLKRLEEKLGTAAKPKEEAKPAGGKPQGVEPTS